A stretch of the Clostridium fungisolvens genome encodes the following:
- the ribD gene encoding bifunctional diaminohydroxyphosphoribosylaminopyrimidine deaminase/5-amino-6-(5-phosphoribosylamino)uracil reductase RibD gives MREVYMNKAIEIANRGSGFVNPDPLVGAILVKNEKIIGQGWYKYFGGEKAEMIAIKDACEDTRDSELFINIEPEINEEDDEYISFISNSGVKKIYIGIPNPKEGRGGKAEEVFKSLGIDVEYGVLRDECEELNEIYTHYIKTGTPFVFTKWAMTLDGKLASRTGDSKWISSEKSLEFVHYLRQRVAAIMVGENTVRLDNPLLTTRLEGVVISNPLRVIVSKYGDIPLNSNILKVDANTRTLIIASEDIAIEKEEELKNYGVDMIKLREKQGKIQFEDIVKALGERNIDSLYIEGGSSLLASAFESGVVNKVYAAIAPKIIGGKDAVTPVGGLGIEKMNDAIRLSRVTHQIIGDDVIFKGYID, from the coding sequence ATGAGAGAAGTATATATGAACAAGGCTATTGAAATTGCTAATAGAGGAAGCGGTTTTGTAAATCCGGACCCTCTAGTTGGAGCAATATTGGTTAAGAACGAAAAAATAATAGGACAAGGGTGGTATAAGTATTTTGGTGGTGAGAAGGCAGAAATGATTGCAATAAAGGATGCCTGCGAAGACACTAGAGACAGTGAACTTTTTATAAATATCGAACCTGAAATTAATGAAGAAGATGATGAATATATTTCTTTTATTTCAAATAGTGGGGTAAAGAAAATATATATAGGAATACCTAATCCTAAAGAGGGTAGAGGTGGAAAAGCTGAAGAAGTATTTAAGTCATTAGGGATAGACGTAGAGTATGGTGTTTTAAGGGATGAATGCGAGGAATTGAATGAAATATATACGCATTATATAAAAACAGGAACACCGTTTGTATTTACAAAGTGGGCTATGACTTTAGATGGCAAACTAGCAAGTAGAACTGGCGATTCTAAATGGATAAGTAGCGAGAAAAGCTTAGAATTTGTACATTATTTAAGACAAAGGGTGGCTGCCATAATGGTTGGAGAAAACACTGTAAGGCTAGATAATCCTTTGCTAACCACTAGGCTAGAAGGTGTTGTCATATCAAATCCGCTAAGAGTTATAGTGTCAAAATATGGTGATATTCCTTTGAACTCTAATATATTAAAGGTTGATGCTAATACACGAACGTTGATAATAGCATCAGAAGATATTGCCATAGAAAAAGAAGAGGAATTAAAGAACTATGGTGTCGATATGATAAAACTGAGAGAGAAACAAGGTAAGATACAATTTGAGGATATAGTGAAGGCATTGGGCGAAAGGAATATAGACTCATTATATATAGAAGGAGGAAGCTCCTTGTTGGCATCTGCCTTTGAGAGTGGAGTGGTAAATAAGGTATATGCTGCAATAGCACCTAAGATAATTGGTGGTAAAGATGCAGTCACTCCAGTCGGCGGATTAGGAATAGAAAAGATGAATGATGCTATAAGGCTCAGTAGAGTAACTCACCAAATTATAGGTGATGATGTAATATTTAAAGGCTATATAGATTAA
- a CDS encoding glycosyltransferase has product MIVKDEELTIGRCLDCIKDIVDEIIIVDTGSTDRTKEIVKKYNSTIYDFKWIDDFSAARNYAFSKANKDYILWLDADDVFLSEDMKKLKELKTSLDPNVDSVTMKYNIGIDEHGNAASSYRRNRLVKRARNFVWKGFIHEYLEVYGNIINSDISVTHQKLKSTPNRNIEIFRSKLKQGIEFTPRDLLYYAHELYDHNEFEEALLNYNKFLDDGFGWYEDNIRVCSNLTDYYQGEGKFEKAREYAFRSFQYDLPRAEACCRIGFSYLCENRLDQAIFWYELATNLKKPNDSLGFFNEASWTWLPHIQLCVCYDRLGDHKKAFEHNETAYNYSPNDHRVLYNRQYFESIGLKKSNDTAETL; this is encoded by the coding sequence ATGATAGTTAAAGATGAGGAACTTACTATAGGCAGATGCTTAGATTGCATAAAAGACATAGTTGATGAAATCATAATTGTTGATACAGGTTCTACTGACAGAACAAAGGAGATAGTAAAAAAATACAACAGTACTATATATGATTTTAAATGGATTGATGACTTTTCAGCTGCAAGAAATTATGCTTTTAGTAAAGCAAATAAAGACTATATACTTTGGTTAGATGCGGATGATGTATTTTTATCAGAAGATATGAAAAAACTTAAAGAATTAAAAACCAGCTTAGACCCAAATGTTGATTCAGTTACTATGAAATATAATATAGGAATCGATGAGCACGGCAATGCGGCATCATCTTACAGACGCAATAGACTTGTCAAAAGAGCAAGGAACTTTGTGTGGAAAGGTTTCATTCACGAGTACTTAGAGGTATACGGAAATATAATCAATAGCGATATAAGCGTAACCCATCAAAAATTAAAATCCACCCCTAATAGGAACATTGAAATCTTTAGATCAAAACTAAAACAAGGCATAGAATTCACACCTAGAGATTTATTATATTATGCACATGAGCTTTATGATCATAATGAGTTTGAAGAAGCTCTATTAAACTATAACAAGTTCTTAGATGATGGATTCGGTTGGTATGAGGATAATATAAGAGTTTGTTCAAACCTTACAGATTATTATCAAGGCGAAGGCAAATTTGAAAAAGCTCGTGAATATGCTTTCAGAAGTTTCCAGTATGATTTGCCTCGAGCTGAAGCTTGCTGTAGAATTGGCTTTTCATACTTATGTGAGAATAGATTAGACCAAGCGATATTTTGGTATGAATTAGCTACTAATCTAAAGAAGCCAAATGATAGCTTAGGTTTCTTCAATGAAGCCTCTTGGACTTGGTTGCCCCACATACAACTTTGTGTTTGCTACGATAGACTTGGAGACCATAAAAAAGCTTTTGAGCATAATGAAACAGCTTATAATTACTCTCCTAATGATCATAGGGTTCTTTACAATCGGCAGTATTTTGAATCTATAGGTTTAAAGAAAAGTAACGATACGGCTGAAACACTTTGA
- a CDS encoding aspartate ammonia-lyase — translation MEYRIEKDLIGSKEIDNSKYYGINTVRALENFDLHSKPVNIDFVKEIALVKKAAAVTNMKLGKLSEQKAEAIIKASEEIIDGFFDDQFKVSAFQGGAGTSVNMNVNEVIANRAIEIIGGKKGDYNIVHPLNDVNMSQSTNDVCPTALKIVTIKKIQKLTNEINKLKEAFELKEAQFSQIFRLGRTQLMDAVPMTVGQGFGSYAKALERDLYRIRETEKNLRNINIGGTAIGTGINSSDRYIFIISDTLRSLTKLNIRRCECSIDGTQNTDVFVEVSSTLKICASSLIKISNDLRILNSGPRGGFGEIILPARQAGSSIMPGKVNPVIPEMVGQISMRVIANDTAITMAASSGQLELNAFIPLIAESMLESLELLEKAAILFREKCIDDILVNEKNCIENLEKSTALVTSLVPFIGYDKACELAKKALREDKSIREILYGEDIYSKEEIDTMLDPSQLIKPSELKDSIRDVS, via the coding sequence ATGGAATATAGAATAGAAAAAGACTTAATTGGCTCAAAAGAAATTGACAATTCCAAATACTATGGTATAAATACTGTTCGTGCGTTAGAAAACTTTGACTTGCATAGCAAACCTGTAAATATAGATTTTGTAAAAGAGATAGCCTTAGTAAAAAAAGCTGCTGCTGTAACAAATATGAAACTTGGTAAATTAAGTGAACAAAAGGCAGAAGCTATAATAAAGGCAAGCGAAGAAATCATTGACGGATTTTTTGATGATCAATTTAAAGTAAGTGCTTTCCAAGGTGGTGCAGGTACTTCAGTAAATATGAATGTTAATGAAGTAATTGCCAATAGAGCTATCGAAATTATTGGTGGCAAAAAGGGAGATTATAATATAGTTCATCCTCTAAATGATGTTAATATGTCACAATCCACCAATGATGTCTGCCCTACAGCGCTAAAAATAGTTACTATAAAAAAAATTCAAAAACTTACAAATGAAATAAATAAGCTTAAAGAAGCATTTGAATTAAAAGAAGCTCAGTTTTCTCAAATCTTTCGTCTTGGTAGAACTCAACTAATGGATGCAGTACCAATGACTGTTGGACAAGGATTTGGCTCATATGCTAAAGCCTTAGAAAGAGATTTATACAGAATACGTGAAACTGAAAAAAATCTAAGAAATATAAATATTGGCGGAACAGCTATAGGCACTGGAATAAACTCAAGTGATAGATATATTTTCATAATATCAGACACTTTAAGATCACTTACTAAACTTAATATAAGAAGATGTGAATGTTCCATAGATGGTACACAAAATACAGATGTGTTCGTTGAGGTATCAAGTACCTTGAAGATTTGTGCATCAAGCTTAATCAAAATATCAAATGATCTTAGAATTTTAAATTCAGGACCAAGAGGTGGTTTTGGTGAAATCATTCTTCCTGCTCGCCAAGCAGGATCATCAATAATGCCTGGTAAAGTAAATCCAGTAATTCCTGAGATGGTAGGACAAATTTCTATGAGAGTAATTGCTAATGATACTGCTATAACAATGGCCGCATCCTCTGGCCAGTTAGAATTAAATGCATTTATTCCATTAATAGCTGAAAGTATGTTAGAATCTTTAGAACTTCTAGAAAAAGCTGCTATATTGTTTAGAGAAAAATGTATAGATGATATTTTAGTTAATGAAAAGAACTGTATTGAAAACCTGGAAAAATCAACTGCTTTAGTGACTTCTTTAGTTCCATTCATAGGTTATGACAAAGCCTGCGAACTTGCTAAAAAGGCTTTAAGAGAAGATAAATCAATTAGAGAAATTCTATATGGTGAAGACATTTATTCCAAGGAAGAAATAGATACAATGCTTGATCCCTCTCAATTAATTAAGCCATCAGAACTAAAAGATAGCATACGTGATGTTTCATAA
- a CDS encoding ribonucleotide-diphosphate reductase subunit beta yields MAINKKPLFNENGDTEISKKRMVNGNTTNLNDFNNMKYTWVSDWYRQAMNNFWIPEEINLAQDLKDYPKLTGEERVAYDKILSFLIFLDSIQTANLGNINNYITASEVNLCLTIQAFQEAVHSQSYSYMLDTICPPEKRNEILFQWKDDKILLERNKFIGDLYNNFVENPNEKTFLKTIMANYILEGIYFYSGFMFFYNLERNGKMPGSAQEIRYINRDENTHLWLFRNIIRELQREEPQMFTEDLVEELREMVRTGVENEIAWGHYVIADGIQGLNKKMIHDYIKYLGNIRLNDIGFKPLYEGYDKNPSTWVDIYADANSVKTDFFEAKSTAYAKAGALVDDL; encoded by the coding sequence ATGGCTATCAATAAAAAACCTCTGTTTAATGAAAATGGAGATACTGAAATCTCAAAAAAGAGAATGGTAAATGGAAATACAACAAATCTTAATGATTTTAATAATATGAAATACACTTGGGTATCTGACTGGTATAGGCAGGCTATGAACAACTTTTGGATACCAGAAGAAATTAACTTAGCTCAAGATCTGAAGGATTATCCAAAGCTTACTGGTGAAGAAAGAGTAGCATATGATAAAATATTATCATTTTTAATATTTCTTGACTCAATACAGACAGCTAACCTTGGAAATATAAATAACTATATAACAGCAAGTGAAGTGAATTTATGCTTAACTATCCAAGCATTTCAAGAAGCAGTACATTCACAAAGTTATAGTTACATGTTAGATACAATATGTCCACCAGAAAAGAGAAATGAAATATTATTTCAATGGAAAGACGATAAGATACTTCTTGAGCGTAATAAGTTCATAGGTGATTTATATAATAATTTTGTTGAAAATCCAAATGAGAAAACTTTCTTAAAAACTATTATGGCAAACTATATCTTAGAAGGAATATATTTTTACTCTGGATTTATGTTTTTCTATAACTTAGAGAGAAATGGTAAAATGCCAGGATCAGCTCAGGAAATTCGATACATAAATAGAGATGAAAATACCCATCTTTGGTTATTTAGAAATATAATAAGAGAACTTCAAAGAGAAGAACCTCAGATGTTTACTGAAGATTTAGTTGAAGAACTAAGAGAGATGGTTAGAACAGGTGTAGAAAATGAGATAGCTTGGGGACATTATGTAATAGCAGATGGCATACAAGGACTAAACAAAAAGATGATACATGACTATATTAAGTATTTAGGCAATATAAGGCTTAATGACATAGGCTTTAAGCCTTTATACGAAGGATATGATAAGAATCCATCTACATGGGTAGATATATATGCTGATGCTAATTCAGTTAAGACTGATTTCTTCGAAGCAAAATCAACAGCTTATGCAAAAGCAGGTGCTTTAGTTGATGATCTGTAG